In Perca fluviatilis chromosome 18, GENO_Pfluv_1.0, whole genome shotgun sequence, one genomic interval encodes:
- the LOC120547074 gene encoding sterile alpha motif domain-containing protein 15-like: protein MLRGNMEFLQWSCDDVARWIESLGFPQYKACFTENCITGRKLIYVNCIYMPRLGITDFKDMKVICAGVRDLLGITETPWSRNIADPPRDSMGLFLEKKSRTGERADNLTYQQFLDDMHQSERHESHQ from the exons ATGCTTAGAGGCAACATGGAGTTCCTACAGTGGAGTTGTGATGATGTTGCAAGATGGATTGAGTCTTTAGGATTCCCACAATACAAA GCGTGTTTTACGGAGAACTGCATCACTGGAAGAAAGCTCATTTATGTCAATTGTATCTACATGCCAAGACTTGGAATCACAGATTTTAAAGACATGAAG GTCATCTGTGCTGGTGTGCGTGATCTTCTGGGGATCACAGAGACCCCGTGGAGTCGCAACATCGCTGACCCTCCACGGGACAGCATGGGCTTGTTCTTGGAAAAAAAGAGCCGGACAGGTGAACGGGCGGACAACCTCACCTACCAGCAGTTCCTGGATGACATGCATCAGTCAGAGAGACATGAGTCACACCAGTAA